The following are encoded in a window of bacterium SCSIO 12643 genomic DNA:
- the dinD gene encoding DNA damage-inducible protein D has translation MIKNSLFENIKQYNEIGQEYWSARELYSALDYLKWDKFLNVLKRAETACENSGQEPEDHFLRVGKLVKIGSGATRDIGDIQLSRYACYLIVQNADPSKEVIAVGQTYFTVQTRKQELYENEFEQLKTEDDKRLFLRKEMAEHNKQLADAAKKAGVIKPWEYAVFQNHGYMGLYNGLGAKEIHKKKGLEKNQSILDHMGSTELAANLFRATQTEEKLRRENIKGKAKANKTHYEVGKKVRQTIQELGGEMPENLPTEKSIKQIKKEQKPMNIERKKKE, from the coding sequence ATGATAAAAAATAGTTTATTCGAGAATATAAAACAATACAATGAAATTGGCCAGGAGTATTGGAGTGCCAGAGAGTTATATTCAGCATTAGACTACCTAAAATGGGATAAGTTTCTTAATGTTTTAAAGAGAGCAGAAACGGCTTGTGAGAATTCAGGTCAAGAGCCGGAAGACCATTTTCTCCGAGTGGGGAAATTGGTTAAAATCGGATCAGGTGCGACAAGGGATATTGGTGATATTCAGCTTAGCCGTTACGCCTGTTACTTAATCGTACAAAATGCAGACCCATCAAAAGAAGTGATTGCAGTTGGTCAAACGTATTTTACTGTTCAAACCAGGAAACAAGAATTATATGAAAATGAATTTGAACAGTTAAAAACAGAAGATGATAAACGACTTTTTCTTAGAAAAGAAATGGCGGAGCACAACAAACAACTGGCGGATGCTGCTAAAAAAGCTGGAGTTATAAAACCTTGGGAATATGCCGTTTTTCAGAATCATGGTTACATGGGGTTATATAACGGATTAGGGGCAAAAGAAATTCATAAGAAAAAAGGATTAGAGAAAAATCAAAGTATCCTTGACCATATGGGTAGTACGGAGTTAGCGGCTAATCTTTTCCGGGCAACCCAAACGGAGGAAAAACTAAGAAGAGAAAACATTAAAGGGAAAGCAAAGGCGAACAAAACGCATTATGAGGTTGGTAAAAAAGTAAGACAAACTATCCAGGAGCTTGGGGGAGAAATGCCTGAAAATTTACCAACAGAAAAGAGCATTAAACAGATCAAAAAAGAACAAAAACCTATGAATATAGAAAGGAAAAAGAAAGAATAA
- a CDS encoding T9SS type A sorting domain-containing protein, whose translation MKYELSQTGNVMIQLYDVSGRWIHTIKDQKQTQGNHQIEIRLADLPEGVYFIQLQTPQGQQTLKLIRTNP comes from the coding sequence TTGAAGTATGAATTAAGTCAAACCGGAAACGTAATGATCCAACTTTATGATGTCTCAGGCAGATGGATTCATACGATAAAGGATCAAAAGCAAACACAGGGCAATCATCAAATTGAAATTCGTTTAGCAGATCTACCTGAAGGAGTGTATTTCATCCAACTGCAAACTCCACAAGGCCAGCAAACCCTAAAACTTATTCGAACGAATCCATAA
- a CDS encoding T9SS type A sorting domain-containing protein produces MQNIILTSIIVFFSSTASYAQKLIWSSEFGGTNSNGAIVSYELSNGQIETPISLNGSPMYGINILYDYGSNGLDNTAGMIVGNDSNYYGINCFGTGTRLEGSLNKESGGRGFFYRYEKATGKVKVLHSFVGNQEWDSDLIIPSDGFGNDLSVPVYNVLETSPGIFYGLATGGGTSGNGGVWKYDMNTQTYSVIGSFNDTANDVGFNPVTALIQGDGNNIYGLNQSKHGLSNQGFLFKIDTSTDQLSFVAALNAAGWVMAHPHGQMLYNSPTNTIYGTKDQFDGSSNWGGGVWSYNLTTSTQINEWTILFSQISTLGSLATGIIQANDGFMYVTTRDGGAHGAGTIIKYTPSGGTYVKVYDFPAGFSLASGYGMIAVGSKIYGTCSWNLTDEQIWSYDTFTGIYQAVLQGNETDPLHPGTLLDYGIAADDGKIIGRTKYASAHGAGAIFSHDVSTGTNTILHDCGSRNGRHIIGEMTQISDSTFVGYIAKGGPINKFNPADSTIQYESGALALFNILSGEIKYLDNPFVVFPEDEFVQRQTMNRPMLGSNGKLYYSVYSWTGFNADNRVLEHDLNTAATTAFALPIATELDITPGLLDLPGGRLLAAYQNTLHLYDYINGNMISTDTSTHDWKKYGHMNHNLVLGSNGKIYGMTQPSTLGSSPGDNVGVIYSLDTTTFTFTVEHQFDSLVRNVNAGLVEYNGKLYGSTNFLGTNNQGYLFSFDMASGTFATEHSFNKATDGGGFNARWTLFNNKLYSTARTGGQNGYGTLVEFDPSSSSFTTLSHLTMDNGRSFRGTPFLWDDTFLSIVENGKLEPLKIYPNPAKTVLYIEGDKMETIEIYDATGKLILSPLNSNTIDIHSLPKGIYIIVAQQAKKSFSAKFIKE; encoded by the coding sequence ATGCAAAATATTATCCTCACAAGCATAATCGTTTTCTTTTCGTCTACTGCTAGTTACGCACAAAAACTTATTTGGTCTTCAGAGTTTGGTGGAACCAATTCAAATGGCGCTATAGTTAGCTATGAACTTTCCAATGGGCAAATAGAAACTCCGATTTCATTAAATGGAAGTCCAATGTATGGGATTAATATTCTATACGATTACGGTTCTAACGGGCTCGACAACACTGCTGGGATGATTGTAGGAAATGACAGCAACTACTATGGTATAAATTGCTTTGGTACCGGAACCAGATTGGAAGGCTCTTTAAATAAAGAAAGTGGAGGCCGAGGTTTCTTTTACCGTTATGAAAAAGCTACAGGAAAAGTTAAAGTCTTGCACTCATTTGTTGGGAATCAAGAATGGGATTCTGATTTAATCATACCTAGTGATGGTTTTGGTAACGACTTATCCGTTCCTGTATACAATGTTTTGGAAACATCCCCTGGCATTTTTTATGGCCTAGCGACTGGAGGAGGGACAAGTGGTAATGGAGGAGTTTGGAAATACGATATGAATACGCAAACCTATTCCGTAATTGGAAGCTTTAACGACACAGCAAACGATGTAGGATTTAACCCTGTTACAGCATTAATACAAGGTGATGGAAACAACATTTATGGTCTGAACCAATCTAAACACGGCCTCAGTAACCAAGGGTTCCTTTTTAAAATAGATACCAGCACTGATCAGTTATCTTTTGTAGCAGCACTCAATGCAGCTGGATGGGTAATGGCGCACCCCCATGGTCAAATGCTTTATAATTCGCCAACCAATACCATTTATGGCACAAAAGATCAGTTTGATGGCTCCTCTAACTGGGGAGGTGGCGTATGGAGCTATAACCTCACCACATCAACTCAAATCAACGAATGGACGATACTTTTCTCTCAAATTTCAACCTTAGGGAGTTTAGCTACGGGAATCATACAAGCGAATGATGGGTTTATGTATGTTACTACACGTGATGGTGGTGCTCATGGCGCAGGAACTATTATCAAATACACACCATCTGGCGGCACCTATGTAAAAGTATACGACTTTCCGGCTGGATTCAGTCTTGCATCCGGTTACGGAATGATTGCTGTTGGATCCAAAATATATGGAACTTGCTCTTGGAACTTAACTGATGAGCAAATTTGGTCGTACGATACGTTTACTGGAATATATCAAGCTGTATTGCAAGGCAACGAAACTGATCCCTTACATCCAGGAACATTATTAGATTATGGTATTGCCGCGGATGATGGAAAAATAATTGGAAGAACAAAGTACGCCTCTGCCCATGGAGCAGGTGCTATTTTCTCTCATGATGTTTCAACAGGTACGAACACAATTTTACATGACTGTGGTTCCAGAAATGGGCGCCATATTATTGGGGAAATGACACAAATTTCTGATTCTACATTCGTAGGTTACATTGCAAAAGGAGGCCCAATAAATAAATTTAATCCGGCTGATTCAACCATTCAATATGAGAGCGGAGCATTGGCCTTGTTTAACATCCTCTCTGGAGAGATTAAATACCTTGACAATCCTTTTGTCGTCTTCCCTGAAGACGAATTTGTTCAAAGACAAACTATGAATAGACCAATGCTCGGAAGCAATGGAAAACTTTATTACTCTGTGTACTCCTGGACTGGCTTTAATGCAGACAACAGAGTCTTGGAGCATGATTTGAACACTGCGGCCACAACAGCTTTTGCATTGCCCATAGCAACTGAATTGGACATTACTCCAGGGCTGCTTGACCTGCCAGGTGGTAGATTGTTGGCTGCATATCAGAATACTCTTCATTTATACGACTATATCAATGGAAACATGATTTCTACCGATACTTCTACGCATGACTGGAAGAAATATGGTCATATGAATCATAACTTGGTATTGGGGTCAAATGGTAAGATTTACGGAATGACCCAGCCCAGTACTTTGGGTTCCTCTCCTGGAGATAATGTAGGGGTCATCTATTCATTGGACACAACAACTTTCACATTTACAGTTGAACACCAATTTGACAGTTTGGTAAGAAATGTAAATGCCGGATTGGTAGAATACAACGGCAAACTTTATGGGTCCACCAATTTTTTAGGAACAAACAATCAGGGCTATCTATTTTCATTTGATATGGCTTCTGGCACTTTTGCTACTGAACATAGCTTTAACAAAGCTACAGATGGAGGTGGATTTAATGCACGATGGACTTTATTCAACAACAAATTGTATTCAACAGCAAGAACAGGTGGACAAAATGGATATGGAACTTTGGTCGAGTTTGATCCTTCAAGTTCTAGTTTCACAACCCTTAGTCATTTAACGATGGATAATGGTCGTTCTTTCAGGGGTACCCCTTTCCTATGGGATGATACATTCCTTTCTATAGTGGAAAACGGAAAGTTAGAGCCACTAAAAATATATCCAAATCCTGCTAAAACTGTGCTTTATATTGAGGGTGATAAAATGGAAACGATTGAAATCTATGATGCAACGGGTAAATTGATATTATCTCCATTAAATAGCAACACTATTGATATCCATTCTTTGCCAAAAGGTATTTACATCATTGTAGCTCAACAAGCTAAAAAATCTTTTTCGGCTAAATTTATTAAAGAATAG